The following proteins are co-located in the Acidimicrobiales bacterium genome:
- a CDS encoding YbaN family protein codes for MNQPDGAPSRAARLAWVSLGLSCVGLGGIGVVVPGLPTTVFFIAAAGCFTRSSPRLEAWVLNLPRIGPAVRDYRAGLGMPRRAKVLALTMLTVFVSLSAWMLDSWTVRTVVILAGLVGAFWILRTPTREDDR; via the coding sequence GTGAACCAGCCCGACGGCGCCCCGTCGAGGGCTGCAAGGCTGGCGTGGGTCAGCCTCGGGCTCTCCTGTGTGGGGCTGGGCGGGATCGGCGTCGTGGTTCCGGGGCTGCCGACCACGGTGTTCTTCATCGCCGCCGCGGGCTGCTTCACCCGATCGAGTCCCCGTCTCGAAGCCTGGGTGCTCAACCTGCCCCGCATCGGCCCCGCGGTGCGCGACTACCGAGCGGGATTGGGGATGCCCCGGCGAGCCAAGGTGCTCGCACTGACGATGCTGACGGTGTTCGTCAGCCTGAGCGCGTGGATGCTCGACTCATGGACCGTCCGGACCGTCGTCATCCTCGCCGGACTCGTCGGGGCCTTCTGGATCCTGCGGACCCCGACCCGCGAGGACGACCGCTGA
- the nth gene encoding endonuclease III, whose amino-acid sequence MRRSEKAERIGQILDELYPEPPIPLHHTDPYTLLVSVALSAQTTDKKVNEVVPALFALASTPEEMVELGPEKILEMIREIGLAPTKARNLWTAATQILEAGGELVPDWDFLESLAGVGHKTASVVMAQAFGVPAFPIDTHIHRLAWRWGLSDGSSVERTERDLKAVFPIETWNRRHLQIIYFGREYCPARRHVFETCPICSFAASKTRMAEERRQASRGRPRRTDA is encoded by the coding sequence ATGCGTCGCAGCGAGAAAGCGGAACGGATCGGCCAGATCCTCGACGAGCTGTACCCGGAGCCGCCGATCCCGCTCCACCACACCGACCCCTACACCTTGCTCGTGTCGGTGGCCCTGTCAGCACAGACCACCGACAAGAAGGTCAACGAGGTGGTGCCCGCGTTGTTCGCGCTGGCATCCACCCCCGAGGAGATGGTCGAGCTCGGGCCCGAGAAGATCCTCGAGATGATCCGTGAGATCGGCCTGGCGCCCACGAAGGCAAGGAACCTGTGGACCGCCGCCACCCAGATCCTCGAAGCCGGCGGCGAGCTGGTGCCCGACTGGGACTTCCTCGAGTCGCTGGCCGGGGTGGGCCACAAGACGGCGAGCGTCGTGATGGCCCAGGCCTTCGGCGTGCCGGCGTTCCCGATCGACACCCACATCCACCGGCTGGCGTGGCGGTGGGGTCTGTCCGATGGGAGCTCGGTCGAGCGCACCGAACGCGACCTCAAGGCCGTGTTCCCGATCGAGACCTGGAACCGGCGCCACCTGCAGATCATCTACTTCGGCCGGGAGTACTGTCCCGCCCGGCGCCACGTCTTCGAGACCTGCCCGATCTGCTCGTTCGCGGCGAGCAAGACACGGATGGCCGAGGAACGTAGGCAGGCCAGCAGGGGGCGGCCACGCCGGACCGACGCGTGA
- a CDS encoding metalloregulator ArsR/SmtB family transcription factor gives MAIRSEASNILIDSDDCCEPPPPAGAVSSPDLETFAVMAKAIGHPARLTILRLLADRNACTTGDVVDELPLAQSTVSEHLRILREAGLIQGEIEGPRTRYCANPDGIAMLKAGIAEL, from the coding sequence ATGGCGATTAGATCTGAAGCTTCGAACATCCTCATCGACAGCGACGACTGCTGCGAGCCGCCCCCGCCGGCCGGTGCGGTATCGAGTCCCGATCTCGAGACCTTCGCCGTCATGGCCAAGGCCATCGGCCATCCGGCCCGGTTGACCATCCTGCGCCTGCTCGCCGACCGCAACGCCTGCACCACCGGCGACGTGGTCGACGAGCTTCCCCTCGCCCAATCGACGGTGTCGGAGCACCTCCGCATCCTGCGCGAGGCCGGGTTGATCCAGGGCGAGATCGAGGGGCCCCGCACCCGCTACTGCGCGAACCCCGACGGCATCGCCATGCTCAAGGCCGGCATCGCCGAGCTCTGA
- the arsD gene encoding arsenite efflux transporter metallochaperone ArsD gives MKIDVYDPAMCCSTGVCGPSVDPALATFADDLDWLDHQGAEVRRYNLGQEPGEFAANQEIRVLLEQQGEDALPAVFVDGELASSGRFPSRDELAQWIGATAPVVGAPVIAELAAIGAAIGSNCEPCFKYHYAEARKLGLTNADLALAVKTAQAVKTVPADKMLDTASRLLGVEVAAIGGAAPAVAAAEAEDDAGGCCGGEASSETEPVALGATSSGCC, from the coding sequence GTGAAGATCGACGTGTACGACCCCGCGATGTGCTGTTCGACCGGTGTGTGCGGCCCGAGCGTCGATCCGGCACTGGCCACCTTTGCCGACGATCTCGACTGGCTCGATCACCAGGGGGCCGAGGTCCGCCGGTACAACCTCGGACAAGAGCCCGGTGAGTTCGCCGCCAACCAAGAGATTCGGGTGCTCCTCGAACAGCAGGGCGAGGATGCCCTCCCCGCGGTCTTCGTCGATGGCGAACTGGCTTCCTCGGGTCGCTTCCCCTCCCGAGACGAGCTGGCCCAGTGGATCGGCGCGACCGCGCCAGTGGTGGGCGCCCCCGTCATCGCCGAACTGGCGGCGATCGGGGCGGCGATCGGATCCAACTGTGAACCCTGCTTCAAATACCACTACGCCGAGGCCCGCAAGCTCGGACTCACCAACGCCGATCTCGCCCTCGCGGTCAAGACCGCCCAGGCGGTGAAGACGGTCCCGGCCGACAAGATGCTCGACACCGCGTCGCGCCTCCTCGGCGTCGAGGTCGCCGCCATCGGTGGCGCCGCGCCGGCGGTTGCTGCTGCGGAGGCCGAGGATGACGCCGGCGGATGCTGCGGCGGGGAGGCCTCCTCCGAGACCGAGCCGGTCGCGCTCGGCGCCACGTCATCGGGGTGCTGCTGA
- the arsA gene encoding arsenical pump-driving ATPase gives MLDALLSDPTRFLFFTGKGGVGKTSLSSAAAVALARQGRRVLLVSTDPASNLSEVLDTSIGSTPRPVNGVPGLDALDIDPDAAASAYRDRVVGPYRGVLPDVVVANIEEQLSGACTVEIAAFDEFTALLADPGATAGYDHVVFDTAPTGHTLRLLALPGAWTGFLDTNTAGVTCIGPMSGLTQAHDRYRVALDFLADPSATTLVLVTRPEGASLEEADRARHELAEIGIGNQHLVVNGAFAPGDPGDATARALADRQAAAMADVPPGLASLARDTLPLLAVPPIGADALASMLDGRSAPSPGEATGFDAPTTSLLQIADRVAERGRGLVMTMGKGGVGKTTVAAALAVELARRGLPVTLSTTDPAAHLTGALAGGTALPDNLVVERIDPDAATAAYTAEVLADAGAGLDAGGVAVLEEDLRSPCTAEIAVFRTFAATVGHASDRIVVLDTAPTGHTLLLLDAAQSYQREVERHQDTTSDDVAQLLARLRDPDYTTLLLVTLPEPTPVHEAAELQADLERADIRPAAWVANQTLTATGTTDPILAERARHEQRWLVDILERHDQLAVVPWQVTAPTGADALAALVTGGAPLVTAGASSVSR, from the coding sequence ATGCTCGACGCGCTCCTCTCGGACCCAACCCGATTCCTGTTCTTCACCGGCAAGGGCGGGGTCGGCAAGACCTCGCTGTCCTCGGCTGCCGCGGTCGCCCTTGCCCGCCAGGGGCGGCGGGTCCTGCTGGTCAGCACGGATCCGGCCTCGAATCTGTCCGAGGTCCTCGACACGTCGATCGGGTCGACTCCACGCCCCGTCAACGGGGTTCCCGGCCTCGACGCGCTCGACATCGATCCCGATGCCGCCGCCTCGGCCTACCGCGACCGGGTCGTCGGCCCCTACCGGGGGGTCCTGCCCGACGTCGTGGTCGCCAACATCGAAGAGCAGCTCTCGGGCGCTTGCACCGTCGAGATCGCCGCGTTCGACGAGTTCACTGCGCTCCTCGCCGATCCGGGTGCCACCGCCGGATACGACCACGTCGTCTTCGACACCGCCCCCACGGGTCACACGCTGCGGCTCCTCGCCCTCCCCGGTGCGTGGACCGGATTCCTCGACACCAACACCGCGGGGGTGACCTGCATCGGCCCCATGTCGGGTCTCACCCAGGCCCACGACCGCTACCGGGTGGCCCTCGACTTCCTCGCCGACCCGAGCGCGACCACCCTCGTTCTGGTCACCCGCCCCGAGGGCGCGTCGCTCGAGGAGGCCGATCGCGCCCGCCATGAGCTGGCCGAGATCGGCATCGGGAACCAGCACCTCGTCGTGAACGGGGCGTTCGCCCCCGGCGATCCCGGTGATGCCACCGCCCGGGCGCTTGCCGACCGTCAGGCCGCGGCGATGGCCGACGTCCCGCCCGGTCTGGCCAGCCTGGCGCGCGACACCCTCCCGCTGCTCGCGGTGCCGCCGATCGGTGCCGACGCACTCGCCAGCATGCTCGACGGTCGGAGCGCACCGTCGCCCGGCGAGGCGACCGGATTCGATGCCCCGACCACCAGCCTCCTCCAGATCGCCGACCGCGTGGCCGAGCGTGGCCGGGGCCTCGTGATGACGATGGGCAAAGGAGGCGTCGGCAAGACCACGGTCGCGGCCGCGCTCGCGGTCGAGTTGGCTCGACGTGGCCTCCCCGTGACGTTGTCGACCACCGACCCCGCCGCCCATCTGACCGGTGCCCTTGCCGGTGGTACGGCCCTGCCGGACAACCTCGTCGTCGAGCGCATCGACCCCGACGCCGCGACCGCCGCCTACACCGCGGAGGTGCTGGCCGACGCCGGTGCTGGCCTCGACGCCGGCGGCGTCGCCGTGCTCGAAGAAGACCTCCGGTCGCCCTGTACCGCCGAGATCGCGGTGTTCCGCACCTTCGCCGCCACCGTCGGCCACGCGTCGGACCGCATCGTCGTGCTGGACACCGCACCAACAGGTCACACCCTGTTGCTGCTCGATGCGGCACAGAGCTACCAGCGCGAGGTCGAGCGGCATCAGGACACCACCAGCGACGACGTCGCCCAGCTCCTGGCCCGGCTACGCGACCCCGACTACACCACGCTGCTGCTCGTCACCCTGCCCGAACCCACCCCGGTGCACGAGGCGGCCGAGCTCCAGGCCGATCTGGAGCGCGCCGACATCCGGCCGGCTGCCTGGGTCGCCAACCAGACGCTCACCGCCACCGGCACCACCGACCCGATCCTCGCCGAGCGCGCTCGCCACGAGCAGCGGTGGTTGGTCGACATCCTCGAGCGCCACGACCAGCTCGCGGTCGTTCCATGGCAGGTGACGGCACCCACCGGTGCCGACGCGCTCGCTGCCCTCGTCACCGGTGGTGCACCACTGGTGACGGCTGGCGCCTCGAGCGTGTCGAGGTAG
- a CDS encoding molybdopterin oxidoreductase family protein: MTSADTFDHHRTCPLCEATCGLTLNVRRQSDGSPGAVERVRGDADDVFSHGFVCPKGTTIGRLHDDPDRLRRPLLRRGDDPATATWHEVSWDEAFAEVERRLAPIHEHYGRDAVAIYLGNPNVHNLAGGLYAPALARALATTNVYSASTVDQMPKHVSSGYLFGNANTIPVPDLDRTDHLLLLGANPWESNGSLATAPDFPGRVKGIRERGGKVVVVDPRRTKTAANADEHIAIRPGTDAHLLVAMIQVLFAEDLVALDRLAPHVAGVDELRSLIVAFTPEAVAPVTGVDAATIVRMARELAAAPTAAVYGRIGTHTVEFGTLASWAVDVLNTLTGNLDRPGGAMFPLAAHAPRHPKRPGRGFSVGRRHSRVKGYPEVKGELPVATLADEIETPGEGQVRALFVVAGNPTRSAPDSERMERAVSGLDLVVSVDMYRNETSRLAHVILPPPSPLERSHYDLAFYTLSVRNIAHWSPPLHDRGDRPDEATILARLALIASGVGVEADPATIDDLILDGVLGRAVKPGGIHEGRDVAELEAMLEATSPTDRALEAMIRLGAYGDGFGIDPDGLTFARLRDAPHGIDLGPLEPRVPDVITTPSGLIELAAEPIVADLPRLAASLDAGVDEHELVLIGRRHVRSNNSWMHNVEVLVKGRDRCTLQMHPDDAARVGVADGAHAEVASKAGSLVASVEVTDDIRPGVLSLPHGWGHDAPGAALSVAAAHPGVNSNLLADSARIDPLSGNAVLNAIPVTVTAVPG, translated from the coding sequence ATGACCAGCGCCGACACCTTCGACCACCACCGCACCTGCCCGCTGTGCGAGGCGACCTGCGGGTTGACCCTCAACGTGCGCCGCCAGTCCGATGGGTCACCCGGCGCGGTCGAGCGCGTGCGGGGCGACGCTGACGACGTGTTCTCCCACGGTTTCGTCTGCCCCAAGGGCACCACCATCGGACGCCTGCACGACGACCCCGACCGGCTCCGGCGACCCCTGCTCCGCCGGGGCGACGATCCCGCCACCGCCACCTGGCACGAGGTGAGCTGGGACGAGGCGTTCGCCGAGGTCGAGCGGCGCCTGGCGCCCATCCACGAGCACTACGGGCGCGATGCGGTGGCGATCTACCTGGGCAACCCCAACGTCCACAACCTGGCCGGCGGGCTCTACGCACCGGCACTGGCCCGGGCGCTCGCCACCACAAACGTGTACTCGGCCAGCACCGTGGACCAGATGCCCAAGCACGTGTCGTCGGGGTACCTGTTCGGCAACGCCAACACCATCCCGGTGCCCGACCTCGATCGCACCGACCACCTGTTGCTGCTGGGTGCCAACCCGTGGGAGTCCAACGGCAGCCTGGCCACCGCTCCCGACTTCCCGGGTCGGGTCAAGGGCATCAGGGAGCGGGGAGGCAAGGTCGTGGTGGTCGACCCGCGCCGGACCAAGACCGCGGCCAACGCCGACGAGCACATCGCCATCCGCCCGGGGACCGACGCCCACCTGCTGGTCGCCATGATCCAGGTGCTCTTCGCCGAGGACCTGGTGGCGTTGGACCGACTCGCGCCCCACGTCGCCGGGGTGGACGAGCTCCGGTCCCTCATCGTGGCCTTCACGCCCGAGGCGGTCGCCCCCGTCACCGGTGTCGATGCCGCCACCATCGTGCGGATGGCCCGCGAGCTGGCCGCGGCCCCGACCGCGGCGGTCTATGGCCGGATCGGCACCCACACCGTCGAGTTCGGCACGCTGGCGTCCTGGGCGGTCGACGTGTTGAACACGCTCACCGGCAACCTCGACCGGCCGGGCGGCGCCATGTTCCCGCTGGCCGCCCACGCCCCTCGCCACCCGAAGCGACCGGGACGGGGCTTCTCGGTCGGTCGCCGTCACAGCCGAGTGAAGGGGTACCCGGAGGTGAAGGGCGAGCTGCCGGTCGCCACGCTGGCCGACGAGATCGAGACGCCCGGCGAGGGCCAGGTGCGGGCCCTGTTCGTCGTGGCCGGCAACCCCACACGGTCGGCGCCGGACAGCGAACGGATGGAGCGGGCCGTCTCCGGGCTCGACCTGGTGGTGTCGGTCGACATGTACCGCAACGAGACGTCCCGGCTGGCCCACGTGATCCTGCCCCCACCGTCGCCGCTGGAGCGCAGCCACTACGACCTGGCCTTCTACACCTTGTCGGTCCGCAACATCGCCCACTGGTCACCGCCGCTCCACGACCGCGGCGATCGCCCCGATGAGGCCACCATCCTGGCCCGGCTCGCCCTCATCGCCTCGGGGGTGGGAGTCGAGGCCGACCCCGCGACCATCGACGACCTCATCCTCGACGGCGTGCTCGGCCGGGCGGTGAAGCCGGGCGGGATCCACGAAGGCCGCGACGTCGCCGAGCTCGAAGCGATGCTCGAAGCCACCTCGCCGACCGATCGGGCGCTCGAAGCGATGATCCGCCTCGGTGCCTACGGCGACGGGTTCGGGATCGACCCCGACGGACTCACCTTCGCCCGCCTGCGCGACGCGCCCCACGGCATCGACCTCGGGCCGCTCGAACCCCGGGTTCCCGATGTGATCACCACGCCGAGCGGCCTGATCGAGCTCGCCGCCGAACCGATCGTGGCCGACCTGCCACGCCTTGCCGCGTCGCTCGACGCTGGTGTCGACGAGCATGAGCTCGTGCTGATCGGTCGGCGCCACGTGCGGTCCAACAACTCGTGGATGCACAACGTCGAGGTGCTGGTGAAGGGACGCGATCGCTGCACGCTGCAGATGCACCCCGACGATGCCGCCCGCGTCGGGGTAGCCGACGGTGCTCACGCCGAGGTGGCCTCCAAGGCCGGCTCGCTGGTCGCATCGGTGGAGGTCACCGACGACATCCGGCCAGGGGTGCTGTCGCTGCCCCACGGCTGGGGCCACGACGCCCCCGGCGCCGCCCTGAGCGTCGCCGCAGCCCACCCCGGAGTGAACTCCAACCTGCTCGCCGACTCCGCGCGGATCGATCCGCTGTCGGGCAATGCGGTGCTCAACGCGATCCCGGTGACCGTTACCGCCGTTCCCGGTTGA
- a CDS encoding NUDIX hydrolase — protein MTTPEAPSETTPAATVVLLRDEPGGPTTLMLRRNPEGAFGGMWVFPGGRVEDADRTDDDDDERWARQAAVREAVEECALRLEPHELVSFSHWTPPPSTGRRFATWFFVARAADGDVLIDGHEIHDHTWLPPAEVLARRDAGELDLAPPTYVTLHDLASATTVDDALAMASSRRPVPRYASRLVRSDEGPVILWPGDAGYAESDLGAAGRRHRLWMLSAGWRYERS, from the coding sequence ATGACGACCCCGGAGGCCCCGAGTGAGACCACCCCGGCGGCAACGGTGGTCCTCCTGCGCGACGAGCCGGGCGGGCCCACGACCCTGATGCTGCGCCGGAACCCCGAGGGAGCGTTCGGCGGCATGTGGGTGTTCCCGGGCGGCCGGGTCGAGGACGCCGACCGCACCGACGACGACGACGACGAGAGGTGGGCACGCCAGGCAGCCGTGCGAGAGGCGGTCGAGGAGTGCGCCCTCCGCCTCGAACCACACGAGCTCGTGTCGTTCTCGCACTGGACGCCTCCACCCTCGACGGGGCGCCGCTTCGCCACCTGGTTCTTCGTGGCGCGGGCCGCCGATGGCGACGTCCTCATCGACGGCCACGAGATCCATGACCACACGTGGCTTCCCCCCGCCGAGGTGCTGGCCCGACGCGACGCGGGGGAGCTCGACCTCGCGCCTCCCACCTATGTGACCCTTCACGATCTCGCGTCCGCGACCACGGTCGACGACGCCCTCGCGATGGCGTCGTCGCGTCGGCCGGTTCCACGCTATGCCTCTCGCCTCGTGCGGAGCGACGAAGGCCCCGTGATCCTGTGGCCGGGCGACGCCGGCTACGCCGAGTCGGACCTCGGCGCTGCCGGTCGCCGCCATCGGTTGTGGATGCTGTCGGCCGGATGGCGCTACGAACGGTCCTGA
- a CDS encoding peroxiredoxin has translation MSSDVKPGDTAPRFEATDHEGQNVRLDDYLAQGPVVLFFYPRAMTKGCTAQSCHFRDLAGEFAEVGATRIGISSDSIERQAAFADQAGLDYPLLSDPDRSIAKSFGVKRPGPLLNRRTTFVIDTDRTVLEVVSSETNMEVHADTALEVLRGR, from the coding sequence TTGAGCAGTGATGTGAAGCCCGGCGACACCGCACCCCGGTTCGAAGCCACCGACCACGAGGGCCAGAACGTCCGGTTGGACGACTACCTGGCGCAGGGCCCAGTGGTGCTGTTCTTCTACCCACGGGCGATGACCAAGGGGTGCACGGCCCAGAGCTGCCACTTCCGTGACCTGGCGGGAGAGTTCGCCGAGGTCGGCGCCACCCGGATCGGCATCAGCTCCGACTCGATCGAGCGCCAGGCGGCCTTCGCCGACCAGGCCGGGCTCGACTACCCCCTCTTGTCGGACCCGGACCGCAGCATCGCCAAGTCGTTCGGCGTCAAGCGACCGGGCCCCTTGCTCAACCGGCGAACCACCTTCGTGATCGACACCGACCGCACCGTGCTCGAGGTCGTGTCGAGCGAGACCAACATGGAGGTCCATGCCGACACCGCCCTCGAGGTGCTGCGGGGCCGATGA
- a CDS encoding methyltransferase domain-containing protein: protein MPSSQPSSEAVASEAEQYYDSDDADAFYFDVWGGEDIHIGLYDGERTIAEASRETVAVMAARIEPLGPETRVLDLGAGYGGSARFLADRYGSPVVCLNISEVQNDRNRQFNADRGLDSLVTVEHGSFEDVPADDASFDVVWSQDAFLHAGDRRRVLDEITRVLRPGGRLVFTDPMQADDCPDGVIQPILDRIHLDSLGSPGFYREELAERGFVEEGFDDLTDQLGTHYATVREVLEARAAAGELRASDDYVERMKAGLGHWVDGAARGYLKWGIFVFRRAD, encoded by the coding sequence GTGCCTAGCTCCCAGCCCAGCAGCGAGGCGGTCGCCAGCGAGGCCGAGCAGTACTACGACAGCGACGACGCCGACGCCTTCTACTTCGACGTGTGGGGTGGCGAAGACATCCACATCGGGCTCTACGACGGTGAGCGCACCATCGCTGAGGCCAGCCGCGAGACGGTGGCGGTCATGGCGGCCCGGATCGAACCGCTCGGACCTGAGACCCGGGTGCTCGATCTCGGGGCCGGCTATGGCGGGTCCGCCCGGTTCCTGGCCGACCGCTACGGCAGCCCCGTCGTGTGCCTCAACATCAGCGAGGTGCAGAACGACCGGAACCGGCAGTTCAACGCCGATCGCGGCCTCGACTCGCTGGTCACGGTCGAGCACGGCAGCTTCGAGGACGTCCCCGCCGACGACGCCAGCTTCGATGTGGTGTGGTCCCAGGACGCGTTCCTGCACGCCGGCGACCGCCGACGGGTCCTCGACGAGATCACCCGGGTCCTCCGGCCCGGTGGTCGATTGGTGTTCACCGATCCCATGCAGGCCGACGACTGCCCCGACGGGGTGATCCAGCCGATCCTCGACCGGATCCACCTCGACTCGCTCGGTTCTCCCGGGTTCTACCGCGAGGAGCTCGCCGAACGAGGCTTCGTCGAGGAGGGCTTCGACGACCTCACCGATCAGTTGGGCACCCACTACGCCACCGTGCGAGAGGTGCTCGAGGCACGGGCCGCCGCCGGGGAACTGCGCGCCTCCGACGACTACGTCGAACGCATGAAAGCGGGTCTGGGGCACTGGGTCGACGGCGCCGCGCGGGGATACCTCAAGTGGGGCATCTTCGTGTTCCGCCGGGCCGACTGA
- a CDS encoding class I SAM-dependent methyltransferase: protein MRESDHYRAEYIQSFVERWDDLIDWDARAESEGSFFAEVLRGRGKEQVLDVATGTGFHSVRLLEEGFEVMSADGSAMMLIKAFDNARERGHVLKTVQADWRWLNRDVHSKFDAIICLGNSFTHLFDEADRRRSLAEFYAALRYDGVLIIDHRNYDKIIDEGFSSKHKYYYCGDRVSAEPEYVDEGLARFRYDFPEDEHYHLNMFPLRKNYVRTLLNEAGFPRVRTYGDFQETYQESEPDFFIHVAEKSYGA, encoded by the coding sequence GTGCGTGAGTCGGACCACTACCGGGCGGAGTACATCCAGAGCTTCGTCGAGAGGTGGGACGATCTCATCGACTGGGACGCCCGAGCCGAGAGCGAGGGTTCCTTCTTCGCCGAGGTGCTGCGGGGCAGAGGCAAGGAACAGGTGCTCGATGTCGCCACCGGCACCGGGTTCCACTCCGTCCGCTTGCTCGAGGAGGGCTTCGAGGTCATGAGCGCCGACGGGAGCGCCATGATGCTCATCAAGGCCTTCGACAACGCTCGCGAGCGTGGTCACGTCCTCAAGACCGTCCAAGCCGACTGGCGCTGGTTGAACCGCGACGTCCACAGCAAGTTCGATGCCATCATCTGCCTCGGCAACTCGTTCACCCACCTGTTCGATGAGGCCGACCGTCGGCGCTCGCTCGCCGAGTTCTATGCCGCGCTGCGCTATGACGGCGTCTTGATCATCGACCATCGCAACTACGACAAGATCATCGACGAGGGGTTCAGCTCGAAGCACAAGTACTACTACTGCGGCGATCGGGTCTCCGCCGAGCCCGAGTACGTCGACGAGGGGTTGGCACGTTTCCGCTACGACTTCCCCGAAGACGAGCACTACCACCTCAACATGTTCCCGCTGCGCAAGAACTACGTGCGCACCCTGTTGAACGAGGCCGGGTTCCCGCGGGTGCGTACCTACGGCGACTTCCAGGAGACCTACCAGGAGTCCGAACCGGACTTCTTCATCCACGTCGCGGAGAAGTCCTACGGTGCCTAG
- a CDS encoding dodecin family protein: MSNVARVTEITARSNNSLEDAINIGVERASTTLRNVSSAWVKEQQVQVVDGKVSEYQVNLLVTFVLD, from the coding sequence ATGAGCAACGTCGCACGAGTCACCGAGATCACCGCCCGGTCGAACAACAGCCTCGAGGACGCGATCAACATCGGCGTCGAGCGGGCGTCGACCACGCTGCGGAACGTGAGTTCCGCGTGGGTCAAGGAGCAGCAGGTCCAGGTCGTCGACGGGAAGGTGTCCGAGTACCAGGTGAACCTCCTGGTGACCTTCGTGCTCGACTGA
- a CDS encoding ATP-grasp domain-containing protein, translated as MTDIFVLGLDAFNRRMLERLDETGEHRFHGVLDPHLILEGTDFPIEAMLEQAEGEIRAAGTPVDGIIGYVDFPVSTMLPLLAARFDLPAVGLESLLRCEHKYWSRRVQAEVVPEHIPAFELVDPFDPTSVDGIELAYPYWLKPVKSAGSFLGFRIESRRQLEHAMEVIRANIGIFSGPFDRVLERADLPPEIAAVGGHHCLVESLIGGYQVTLEGAVQDGRIAFHGMIDSIRVPNQSSFQRYQYPSALPDAVQERMRRIASKVLTHIGFDHSCFNVEFFWDDNTDEIWLLEINPRIAQHHSDLFEKVDGVSNHRVAVDVALGRPLQFPHGAGAFRHAACCWLRAFDDGVVTRVPSDEEIEALSRDVPGLSVDIHVSAGMRLSELAHQDSYSSILGLFYIGADSPGELAELDRRCRDDLHFEIRY; from the coding sequence GTGACCGACATCTTCGTGCTCGGGCTCGACGCCTTCAACCGACGCATGCTCGAGCGACTCGACGAAACCGGAGAGCACCGCTTTCACGGTGTCCTCGATCCGCACCTGATCCTCGAGGGGACCGACTTCCCGATCGAGGCGATGCTCGAGCAGGCCGAAGGCGAGATCCGTGCTGCCGGGACGCCCGTCGACGGCATCATCGGCTACGTCGACTTCCCCGTCAGCACCATGCTGCCGCTGCTCGCCGCCCGGTTCGACCTGCCGGCGGTCGGGTTGGAGAGCCTCCTTCGGTGCGAGCACAAGTACTGGAGCCGACGCGTGCAGGCCGAGGTCGTCCCTGAGCACATCCCCGCCTTCGAGTTGGTCGACCCGTTCGACCCCACCAGCGTGGACGGGATCGAGTTGGCGTACCCCTACTGGTTGAAGCCGGTGAAGTCGGCGGGTTCGTTCCTGGGGTTCCGGATCGAGAGTCGGCGCCAGCTCGAGCACGCCATGGAGGTGATCCGAGCCAACATCGGGATCTTCAGCGGACCGTTCGACCGGGTGCTCGAGCGCGCCGACCTCCCGCCCGAGATCGCGGCGGTCGGCGGCCACCACTGCCTGGTCGAGTCGCTCATCGGTGGGTACCAGGTCACCCTGGAGGGCGCGGTCCAGGACGGACGGATCGCCTTCCACGGGATGATCGACTCGATCCGCGTGCCGAACCAGTCGTCCTTTCAGCGCTACCAGTACCCATCGGCGCTGCCGGATGCGGTGCAGGAGCGGATGCGCCGGATCGCTTCGAAGGTGCTGACCCACATCGGGTTCGACCACTCGTGCTTCAACGTCGAGTTCTTCTGGGACGACAACACCGATGAGATCTGGCTACTCGAGATCAACCCCCGAATCGCCCAACACCACAGCGACCTGTTCGAGAAGGTCGACGGTGTGTCGAACCACCGGGTGGCGGTCGACGTCGCGCTCGGTCGACCCCTGCAGTTCCCCCACGGAGCGGGAGCGTTCCGCCACGCCGCCTGCTGCTGGCTGCGGGCTTTCGACGACGGTGTGGTCACCCGGGTCCCGAGCGACGAGGAGATCGAGGCGCTGTCCCGTGACGTACCAGGGCTGAGCGTGGACATCCACGTGAGCGCCGGGATGCGCCTCTCGGAGTTGGCGCACCAGGACAGCTACTCTTCGATCCTCGGACTCTTCTACATCGGCGCCGACAGCCCCGGGGAGCTCGCCGAGCTCGACCGACGTTGCCGCGACGACCTCCACTTCGAGATCCGGTACTGA